Proteins found in one Triticum urartu cultivar G1812 chromosome 4, Tu2.1, whole genome shotgun sequence genomic segment:
- the LOC125551892 gene encoding uncharacterized protein LOC125551892 has product MYYVRAFECRAQALQQATPARGGRQPARLPPTPPVPGQLPPAAPTTTTPATTRPFRRLFPAEQLERCRQGLCYNCDKPYVSGHVCPRLFYLEVADYVEDTPADGPPPVAAEAAPAPTPATALVVSLQALAGIRDKQTMLLPVMIHGECLVALLDTGSTHNFLPEATMRRLALQLTGGEQLRVTVANGDRLRCHGLARNMPITIGDEHFTITCVGIDLGCFDFILGVDFLRTLGPILWDFGALTMTFWRLGRRVRWEGMGGASPAMQLAVTAAEPEHPLLDHLLQQHRDLFHEPRGLPPARVYDHRIHLLPGTAPVAVRPYRYPQLQKDELEQQWTLMLALGIIRISTSPFSARVLVRKSDGMWRFCIDYRALNAQTLKDKFPIPVVDELLDELHRVRFFTKLDLRSGYHQVRMHLDDVAKTAFRTHHGHFEFLVMPFGLCNTPATFQALMNDVLRPYLRRFVLVFFDDILIYSASWAEHLQHVAIVFNKL; this is encoded by the coding sequence ATGTACTACGTCCGCGCCTTCGAGTGTCGCGCGCAAGCCTTGCAGCAGGCGACGCCGGCTCGGGGTGGCCGACAGCCCGCCAGGCTGCCTCCGACACCACCTGTGCCGGGCCAGCTGCCCCCGGCCGCTCCAACGACTACCACTCCGGCTACGACGCGGCCCTTCCGCCGGCTCTTTCCGGCCGAGCAGCTCGAGCGATGTCGCCAGGGGCTTTGCTATAACTGCGATAAGCCCTACGTGTCGGGCCACGTCTGCCCGCGCCTCTTCTACTTGGAGGTGGCCGACTATGTCGAGGACACACCCGCCGACGGTCCGCCACCAGTTGCTGCGGAGGCCGCCCCCGCGCCCACTCCGGCGACGGCGCTCGTGGTCTCGCTCCAGGCGCTTGCCGGCATTCGCGACAAGCAGACTATGCTTTTGCCGGTGATGATTCACGGTGAGTGCCTGGTGGCCCTCCTGGATACGGGCTCCACGCATAACTTCCTGCCCGAGGCAACCATGCGTCGCTTAGCGCTGCAGCTGACGGGCGGGGAGCAACTTCGGGTCACAGTGGCTAACGGCGACCGCCTTCGGTGCCATGGGCTGGCGCGGAACATGCCCATCACCATCGGCGACGAGCACTTCACCATCACGTGCGTCGGCATCGACTTGGGTTGCTTCGACTTCATCCTCGGCGTCGACTTCTTGCGGACCCTCGGTCCCATCCTCTGGGACTTCGGTGCCCTGACGATGACCTTCTGGCGCCTGGGTCGCCGCGTCCGGTGGGAGGGCATGGGTGGCGCCTCACCAGCGATGCAGCTGGCCGTGACCGCCGCCGAACCCGAGCACCCACTGTTGGATCACCTCCTGCAGCAGCACCGCGACCTCTTCCACGAGCCGCGGGGCCTTCCGCCAGCCCGGGTGTATGATCACCGCATTCATCTCTTGCCGGGCACAGCGCCGGTTGCAGTGCGCCCCTACCGCTATCCCCAGTTGCAGAAGGACGAGCTGGAGCAGCAGTGGACGCTCATGCTAGCCTTGGGCATCATCCGGATCTCCACGTCGCCGTTTTCGGCGCGGGTCCTCGTCCGCAAGTCGGACGGCATGTGGCGCTTCTGCATCGACTACCGCGCCCTTAACGCCCAGACACTCAAGGACAAGTTTCCTATCCCAGTGGTCGATGAGCTCCTGGACGAGCTACATCGGGTGCGCTTCTTCACCAAGCTCGACCTCCGATCGGGCTACCACCAGGTGCGGATGCACCTAGACGATGTCGCCAAGACGGCGTTTCGGACTCATCACGGCCACTTCGAGTTCTTGGTGATGCCTTTTGGCCTCTGCAACACCCCAGCGACCTTTCAGGCCTTGATGAACGACGTCCTCCGCCCCTACTTGCGTCGGTTTGTGCTCGTTTTCTTTGATGACATTCTTATCTACAGCGCCTCGTGGGCAGAGCACCTTCAGCACGTCGCCATCGTCTTCAACAAGCTTTGA